In the Wyeomyia smithii strain HCP4-BCI-WySm-NY-G18 chromosome 2, ASM2978416v1, whole genome shotgun sequence genome, one interval contains:
- the LOC129720049 gene encoding uncharacterized protein LOC129720049 produces the protein MEAERKRKEKEMEAEWLIKQKELEINNALKEKQMHLERMLREKQLEAARDLREVEMEEKRTLFEAELREKRMHFEQMKAMEDEHREKISELERRMEKIEVQEKSKIKNQKPRGQDDQATTSKQSPEGIKPGKLTKENLDRLENINSGVESDEDDYSSDDSDDDDEEKTVDLEGDRKSQISSQNGQGHQRAGPSKAQLSARNGLTRKLPTFTGKPEEWPLFFWAYQTSNEACGYSDVENLVRLQESLKGAALESVRGQLLLPKSVPRVIAKLRQLYGRPEQLLQNHLEKVRKLDSPKTDRLASFIPFGNAVEQLCEHLEAAELTLHLVNPILIQDLVNKLPDGEKRQWLHYKRKKKEVTLRTFTDFISKIVSDACEVNVNYDYKPDTKAAVGTSARSKPKEKAALYSHSAANESHGRNDRKRQKPCKACKRDDHRLRFCQDFKNMPFADRMKIVSKWKLCKVCLNEHSGQCRFKIRCDVDDCGDPHNPLIHPATTAVAMHAHIKPSGTMMFRMIPVMIHCGERSLAVLVFLDEGASITLIETELADRLGLGGVKEKLVLNWTADVYRVEKNSRRMNLWTSAADEENAEKTLLRSVYTVDKLRLPHQTLKADELVVQYDHMRGLPISSYEGRQGILIGLSNIHAFAPLEAKIGTTSEPIAVRCQLGWTVYGPRRVSPESQGSYLGYHQQVSNEDLHDLLKSHYALDESVVRVHRESAEDKRARSIVEQTTKRVGNRFETGLLWAKDDVSFPDSYPMALKRLMQLEKNLERSPELYRNVRNQIDEYQAKKYAHEATKKELRSADPERTWYLPLNVVLNPKKPGKIRLIWDAAATVQGISLNSMLLKGPDLLVPLMSVLLIFRERRIAFSGEAVANGTKKLTILAGTFGSSGLDPRCYLGDAESSSVESLELHTFSDASEHAYGCVAYLRSVVDGEESGHVSCKGSAA, from the coding sequence ATGGAAGCGGAAAGGAAACGTAAGGAGAAGGAAATGGAAGCCGAATGGTTGATCAAGCAGAAGGAGTTGGAAATCAACAACGCACTGAAGGAGAAGCAAATGCACCTAGAGCGAATGTTACGCGAAAAGCAGCTGGAAGCCGCCAGGGACTTGCGCGAAGTGGAAATGGAGGAAAAACGTACGCTATTCGAAGCGGAATTGCGGGAAAAACGAATGCACTTCGAGCAAATGAAGGCGATGGAAGACGAGCATCGCGAGAAAATCTCCGAGCTGGAAAGGCGTATGGAGAAGATAGAAGTACAGGAAAAGTCGAAGATTAAAAATCAGAAACCCAGAGGCCAAGACGACCAAGCAACTACCTCGAAGCAATCTCCGGAGGGAATAAAGCCTGGCAAGCTTACGAAGGAAAATCTCGATCGCCTCGAGAATATCAACAGTGGTGTCGAGAGTGATGAAGACGATTACAGCTCCGATGATTCcgatgacgacgacgaggaAAAAACCGTCGACTTGGAAGGCGATAGGAAAAGCCAGATCAGCTCTCAAAACGGGCAGGGGCACCAGCGTGCCGGGCCGAGTAAAGCCCAGTTGAGCGCGAGGAACGGGCTCACTAGAAAACTTCCCACCTTTACCGGAAAACCGGAAGAGTGGCCTTTGTTTTTCTGGGCCTACCAAACGTCAAACGAAGCTTGTGGCTATTCGGATGTAGAGAACTTGGTGAGACTCCAGGAAAGCTTAAAGGGTGCTGCACTCGAGTCGGTTCGCGGACAACTACTGCTCCCTAAATCGGTTCCGAGGGTAATCGCGAAGCTGCGACAGCTTTATGGCCGCCCTGAGCAACTGCTTCAAAACCATCTCGAGAAGGTTCGTAAGTTGGATTCGCCGAAAACCGACCGGTTGGCCAGTTTTATCCCCTTCGGAAATGCAGTAGAGCAGCTCTGCGAGCATTTGGAGGCTGCTGAGCTCACACTGCACCTTGTGAATCCAATCCTGATTCAGGATTTGGTCAATAAGCTCCCGGACGGAGAAAAGCGACAGTGGTTGCACTACAAACGGAAGAAGAAGGAGGTGACGCTGCGAACGTTCACGGATTTCATCTCCAAGATTGTGTCCGATGCATGCGAGGTGAACGTCAACTACGATTACAAGCCGGACACCAAAGCTGCAGTTGGTACAAGTGCAAGATCCAAGCCGAAGGAGAAAGCTGCTCTATACAGCCACAGCGCGGCGAACGAGTCCCACGGGCGGAACGATCGGAAGAGGCAGAAGCCGTGTAAAGCGTGCAAACGAGACGACCATCGGCTAAGGTTCTGCCAGGACTTTAAAAATATGCCCTTTGCGGATCGAATGAAGATCGTGAGCAAATGGAAACTGTGCAAGGTCTGTTTGAATGAACACAGTGGGCAATGTCGTTTCAAGATTCGGTGCGACGTCGATGATTGCGGAGACCCGCACAATCCACTGATTCATCCGGCCACAACGGCAGTTGCCATGCACGCACACATCAAACCCAGCGGTACCATGATGTTCCGAATGATCCCAGTTAtgattcactgcggagaaagaTCACTGGCTGTGCTTGTGTTCCTAGACGAAGGAGCTTCCATCACGTTGATAGAGACTGAGTTGGCTGATCGTTTGGGGCTAGGCGGAGTGAAGGAAAAGCTAGTGCTTAACTGGACGGCGGACGTTTATCGTGTAGAAAAGAACTCCAGGCGTATGAACCTGTGGACTTCCGCTGCTGATGAGGAGAATGCGGAGAAGACTTTGCTGCGGTCAGTGTATACGGTCGACAAGCTGAGACTACCACACCAGACACTCAAGGCCGACGAACTAGTGGTGCAGTATGACCATATGCGGGGATTGCCGATCAGTTCATATGAAGGTCGACAAGGAATTCTGATAGGGCTCAGCAACATTCACGCCTTCGCTCCTCTGGAAGCGAAGATTGGCACTACGAGTGAGCCGATCGCAGTACGGTGCCAACTCGGCTGGACAGTGTACGGGCCACGACGAGTATCGCCTGAGTCGCAGGGCAGCTATCTGGGATACCACCAGCAGGTCTCTAACGAAGATCTTCACGATCTACTCAAATCCCATTATGCACTTGATGAGTCCGTAGTACGGGTGCACCGAGAATCAGCTGAAGACAAAAGGGCTCGGTCTATAGTAGAGCAAACCACGAAGCGCGTAGGGAACCGTTTCGAGACGGGACTCCTTTGGGCCAAGGATGACGTTAGCTTCCCGGACAGCTACCCTATGGCACTGAAGCGGCTAATGCAGTTGGAGAAAAACCTGGAAAGGTCACCAGAGTTATATCGAAACGTTCGGAACCAGATCGACGAGTATCAAGCTAAAAAATACGCCCATGAAGCCACCAAAAAAGAACTGCGCTCTGCAGATCCCGAGAGGACATGGTATCTCCCGCTAAATGTAGTCCTGAATCCGAAGAAACCGGGAAAAATCCGACTCATCTGGGACGCGGCCGCGACGGTCCAAGGAATTTCCCTTAACTCAATGCTGTTGAAAGGGCCGGACCTACTAGTGCCGCTTATGTCAGTGCTTCTTATCTTCCGGGAGCGGCGGATCGCTTTCTCTGGCGAAGCGGTTGCGAATGGGACCAAGAAATTGACGATTTTGGCTGGAACCTTTGGCAGCAGTGGATTGGATCCAAGATGTTATCTGGGTGATGCTGAATCTTCGTCGGTGGAGTCCCTCGAGCTACACACTTTTTCGGACGCGAGCGAACATGCTTATGGTTGCGTGGCATATCTACGGTCGGTCGTCGATGGAGAAGAGTCTGGTCATGTCTCGTGCAAAGGTAGCGCCGCTTAA